Proteins from one Pseudomonas grandcourensis genomic window:
- a CDS encoding cache domain-containing protein has protein sequence MGFLQRFALLCGMFLLCLGQAQAAGTEKDDSKAAIALLEKALAYYHQNGDKALAAFSRQGEFVDKDRYVFVLDTKGVMLASGGPSSALIGRDVSEVLGPDLQKTFKDALKVPEGNGIQQAEYRWQNWNDGKVERKHVYYQRIGQRILAVGYYLPRASAEQAMALLNKAATDLAKDEKGTLTAINSLKGGYLQDDLYVFVVDLDTQRYVAHGTNLRLINTDFSKIADPEGKPVGEPILALMAKQDDGEYEYRWKNPVTGKVENKHAYLKKVGHFLVAVGYYSP, from the coding sequence ATGGGGTTTCTGCAAAGGTTCGCCTTGCTGTGCGGCATGTTTTTGCTGTGCCTGGGCCAGGCGCAAGCCGCCGGGACGGAAAAGGACGACAGCAAGGCGGCCATTGCCCTGCTGGAAAAAGCCCTGGCCTACTACCACCAGAATGGCGACAAGGCCCTGGCGGCATTCAGTCGCCAGGGGGAATTTGTCGATAAGGACCGTTATGTCTTCGTGCTCGACACCAAGGGCGTGATGCTCGCCAGTGGCGGGCCGTCGTCGGCGCTGATTGGCCGGGACGTCTCGGAGGTGCTTGGGCCGGATTTGCAGAAAACCTTCAAGGACGCCCTGAAAGTGCCGGAAGGCAATGGCATTCAGCAGGCGGAGTATCGCTGGCAGAACTGGAACGACGGCAAGGTCGAGCGCAAGCACGTCTACTACCAGCGCATTGGCCAGCGGATTCTGGCGGTCGGTTATTACTTGCCACGGGCCTCCGCCGAACAGGCCATGGCCTTGCTGAACAAAGCGGCAACCGATCTGGCCAAGGACGAAAAGGGCACCCTGACGGCGATCAACTCCCTCAAGGGCGGCTACCTGCAGGATGACCTGTACGTATTCGTCGTCGACCTGGACACCCAGCGTTATGTGGCCCACGGCACCAACCTGCGGCTGATCAACACCGACTTCAGCAAGATCGCAGATCCGGAAGGCAAACCGGTGGGCGAGCCGATTCTGGCGTTGATGGCAAAGCAGGATGATGGCGAATACGAGTACCGCTGGAAGAACCCGGTGACCGGCAAGGTCGAGAACAAGCATGCCTACCTGAAGAAGGTCGGGCATTTTCTGGTGGCGGTCGGGTATTACAGCCCTTGA
- a CDS encoding ATPase translates to MSMRNDANDDFDDVPSLRADVLDDDFPPTARTVVHSRPVPVVKVKAASTGALWALVGALFFAFAGLAWWSFQQISLMEQQLVATQESFARISEEAAGRLQDISGKVVASQTSVNTDSEALKLQIRQLESKLQDQNAQQQGVAGQASDLDKRLAQMTAQTTELDKRLVQLTAQDTEHQTANTQLQAQVKALSAELAALKSAPSDSEKLDTQLKSLGADVATLKKQGNPSAAIERLEQDMIVLKSMQDNRPAVTQGSTNTAEFDAFRSQVTRNINTLQAQIQNLQQQLRAKQ, encoded by the coding sequence ATGTCCATGCGTAACGATGCCAACGACGACTTCGACGATGTACCGAGCCTGCGTGCAGACGTTCTCGACGACGATTTTCCGCCTACTGCCCGCACGGTCGTGCATTCGCGCCCGGTGCCGGTGGTGAAGGTCAAGGCGGCGAGTACCGGTGCCTTGTGGGCGTTGGTCGGGGCGTTGTTCTTTGCATTCGCGGGCCTGGCCTGGTGGAGCTTTCAGCAGATCTCCCTGATGGAACAGCAGCTGGTGGCGACACAGGAAAGCTTCGCTCGAATCAGTGAGGAAGCGGCAGGGCGCCTGCAGGATATTTCCGGCAAGGTTGTTGCCAGCCAGACCAGTGTCAACACCGACAGCGAGGCGTTGAAGCTGCAAATCCGCCAGCTTGAAAGCAAGCTCCAGGACCAGAACGCCCAGCAGCAAGGTGTTGCCGGCCAGGCCTCGGACCTGGACAAGCGACTGGCACAAATGACCGCGCAAACCACCGAACTGGACAAGCGCCTGGTGCAATTGACTGCCCAGGACACCGAACATCAGACGGCCAATACGCAGTTGCAGGCCCAGGTCAAAGCCTTGAGTGCTGAACTGGCCGCCCTGAAAAGCGCCCCGTCTGACTCGGAAAAACTCGATACACAGTTGAAAAGCCTGGGTGCCGATGTCGCCACACTGAAGAAACAAGGCAACCCGAGCGCTGCCATCGAGCGTCTCGAGCAAGACATGATCGTGCTCAAGAGCATGCAGGACAACCGTCCGGCAGTCACACAGGGCTCGACCAACACGGCCGAGTTCGATGCCTTCCGCAGCCAGGTCACCCGCAACATCAATACCCTTCAGGCGCAGATCCAGAACCTTCAACAGCAACTGCGCGCTAAGCAGTAA
- a CDS encoding NAD(P)-dependent oxidoreductase, with protein MKILVTGASGFIGGRFARFALEQGLDVRVNGRRAESVEHLVRRGAEFIQGDLSDPELARELCSDVEAVVHCAGAVGLWGRYQDFQQGNVQVTENVVEACLKQRVRRLVHLSSPSIYFDGRDHLGLTEEQVPKRFKHPYAATKYLAEQKVFGAQEFGLETLALRPRFVTGAGDMSIFPRLLNMQRKGRLAIIGNGLNKVDFTSVQNLNEALLSSLLASGSALGKAYNISNGTPIPLWDVVNYVMRNMEVPQVTRYRSYGLAYSVAALNEGVCKLWPGRPEPTLSRLGMQVMNKNFTLDISRARHYLDYDPKVSLWTALDEFCGWWKAQAIR; from the coding sequence ATGAAGATTCTGGTTACCGGCGCAAGCGGCTTCATCGGCGGGCGCTTTGCGCGTTTTGCCCTGGAGCAGGGCCTGGACGTGCGGGTCAACGGTCGCCGGGCCGAGAGTGTGGAGCATCTGGTACGCCGGGGAGCCGAGTTCATCCAGGGTGACTTGAGCGACCCGGAACTGGCGCGCGAGCTGTGCTCGGACGTCGAGGCCGTGGTGCATTGCGCCGGTGCCGTCGGTTTGTGGGGCCGCTATCAGGACTTCCAGCAGGGCAACGTCCAGGTCACCGAGAACGTGGTCGAAGCCTGCCTCAAGCAACGGGTTCGGCGGCTGGTGCATTTGTCGTCGCCGTCGATCTACTTCGATGGTCGCGATCACCTGGGCCTGACCGAAGAGCAGGTGCCCAAGCGCTTCAAACACCCTTACGCCGCCACCAAGTACCTGGCCGAGCAAAAAGTCTTCGGTGCCCAGGAGTTCGGTCTCGAAACCCTGGCCCTGCGCCCGCGTTTCGTCACCGGGGCCGGCGACATGAGCATCTTCCCGCGCCTGTTGAACATGCAGCGCAAGGGGCGCCTGGCAATCATCGGCAACGGTCTGAACAAAGTTGACTTCACCAGCGTGCAAAACCTCAACGAGGCGTTGCTCAGCAGTTTGCTGGCCAGCGGTTCTGCACTGGGCAAGGCCTACAACATCAGCAACGGAACGCCGATTCCCCTGTGGGATGTGGTCAATTACGTCATGCGCAACATGGAAGTCCCACAGGTCACCCGCTACCGTTCCTACGGCCTGGCCTACAGCGTGGCGGCGCTCAACGAGGGTGTGTGCAAGTTGTGGCCGGGGCGTCCCGAACCGACGCTGTCGCGTCTGGGCATGCAGGTCATGAACAAAAATTTCACCCTGGACATCAGCCGCGCCCGGCATTATCTGGATTACGATCCCAAGGTCAGCCTCTGGACGGCCCTCGATGAATTCTGTGGCTGGTGGAAGGCTCAGGCTATTCGATGA
- a CDS encoding LysR family transcriptional regulator ArgP, translating to MFDYKLLSALAAVVEQAGFERAAQVLGLSQSAISQRIKLLEARVGQPVLVRATPPTPTEIGRRLLNHVQQVRLLERDLQSLVPALDEEGLPERLRIALNADSLATWWAQAVGAFCAEQHLLMDLVVEDQTVGLKRMRAGEVAACVCASERPVAGARSVLLGAMRYRALASPAFIARHFPQGVRADQLARTPALVFGPDDFLQHRYLASLGVEGGFEHHLCPSSEGFIRLTEAGLGWGLVPELQVREQLERGVLQELLPDKPIDVPLYWHHWRNGGQLLGLLTDQLVSASKQWLVPLD from the coding sequence ATGTTCGACTATAAATTGCTTTCTGCCTTGGCCGCCGTGGTCGAACAAGCCGGCTTTGAACGGGCGGCCCAGGTACTGGGCTTGTCGCAATCGGCGATTTCCCAGCGCATCAAGCTGCTGGAAGCGCGGGTTGGCCAGCCGGTGCTGGTGCGGGCCACGCCGCCAACGCCGACGGAAATCGGCCGACGGTTGCTCAACCACGTGCAGCAGGTGCGATTGCTTGAACGGGATCTGCAAAGCCTGGTGCCGGCGCTGGATGAAGAGGGCCTGCCGGAACGCCTGCGAATCGCCCTGAACGCCGACAGCCTGGCCACCTGGTGGGCGCAGGCGGTGGGGGCGTTTTGCGCCGAACAGCATCTGTTGATGGATCTGGTGGTCGAAGACCAGACCGTCGGCCTCAAGCGCATGCGCGCCGGTGAAGTGGCGGCCTGCGTCTGCGCCAGCGAGCGGCCGGTGGCGGGTGCGCGCAGCGTGTTGCTGGGGGCCATGCGTTACCGGGCATTGGCCAGCCCCGCCTTTATTGCCCGGCATTTTCCGCAAGGCGTACGCGCCGATCAGTTGGCCCGAACCCCGGCACTGGTGTTTGGCCCGGACGATTTCCTGCAGCATCGCTACCTTGCGTCCCTCGGCGTCGAGGGCGGTTTCGAACACCATTTATGCCCGTCCTCTGAAGGCTTCATTCGTCTGACGGAAGCCGGGCTGGGCTGGGGGCTGGTCCCGGAACTGCAGGTGCGCGAGCAACTGGAAAGGGGCGTATTGCAGGAGTTGCTGCCAGATAAGCCGATCGATGTGCCGCTGTACTGGCATCATTGGCGTAATGGCGGCCAGTTGCTGGGGCTGCTCACCGATCAATTGGTCAGCGCATCGAAGCAATGGCTGGTGCCCTTGGACTGA
- a CDS encoding ACT domain-containing protein, protein MAGETSLATLLRSMSPQLNAGEYVFCTLRDGKLPRDLEIVGSFREQEGLTVILERSHAEKAGFSFDYIAAWITLNVHSALEAVGLTAAFATALGQAGISCNVIAGYYHDHLFVGQADADRALQVLRDLAANAE, encoded by the coding sequence ATGGCTGGCGAAACTTCATTGGCAACGCTGCTGCGCAGCATGAGCCCGCAACTCAACGCCGGCGAATACGTGTTCTGCACCCTGCGTGACGGCAAGTTGCCCAGGGATCTGGAGATTGTCGGCAGCTTCCGCGAACAGGAAGGCCTGACCGTGATTCTCGAGCGTTCCCACGCCGAAAAAGCCGGATTCAGCTTCGACTACATCGCCGCCTGGATCACCTTGAACGTACATTCGGCCCTCGAAGCGGTGGGCCTGACCGCCGCGTTCGCCACGGCACTGGGCCAGGCCGGAATCAGCTGCAACGTGATTGCCGGCTACTACCACGACCATTTGTTTGTCGGCCAGGCCGACGCCGACCGTGCCCTGCAAGTGCTGCGGGATCTGGCAGCCAACGCGGAGTAA
- a CDS encoding LysE/ArgO family amino acid transporter, with translation MWQSYVNGLLVAFGLIMAIGTQNAFVLAQSLRREHHLPVAALCVACDALLVAAGVFGLATVLAQNPTLLAIARWGGAAFLLWYGSQALRRAFSKQSLEQGEGQTVRSLRAVMLSALAVTLLNPHVYLDTVLLIGSLGAQQTEPGAYVVGAASASLLWFFTLALGAAWLAPWLARPSTWRILDLLVAMMMFAVALQLIAAS, from the coding sequence ATGTGGCAAAGTTATGTGAACGGCCTGTTGGTGGCCTTCGGCCTGATCATGGCGATCGGCACCCAGAATGCGTTTGTCCTGGCGCAAAGCCTGCGGCGTGAACATCACCTGCCGGTGGCGGCACTCTGCGTGGCCTGCGACGCCCTGTTGGTGGCCGCCGGGGTATTCGGCCTGGCGACGGTGCTGGCGCAGAACCCGACGCTGCTGGCCATCGCCCGTTGGGGCGGCGCAGCGTTCCTGTTGTGGTACGGCAGCCAGGCACTGCGTCGGGCCTTCTCGAAACAGAGCCTTGAGCAGGGCGAAGGCCAGACCGTACGTTCGCTGCGGGCGGTGATGCTCAGCGCGCTGGCAGTGACCTTGCTCAACCCGCACGTCTATCTGGACACCGTGTTGCTGATCGGCTCCCTGGGCGCCCAACAAACCGAGCCTGGCGCTTATGTAGTGGGTGCGGCCAGTGCCTCGCTGCTGTGGTTTTTCACCCTGGCGCTCGGTGCGGCATGGCTGGCACCGTGGCTCGCTCGCCCCAGCACCTGGCGAATTCTCGATCTGTTGGTGGCCATGATGATGTTTGCCGTAGCGCTGCAGTTGATCGCGGCCAGCTGA
- a CDS encoding superoxide dismutase, producing the protein MAFELPPLPYAHDALQPHISKETLEFHHDKHHNTYVVNLNNLVPGTEFEGKTLEEIVKTSSGGIFNNAAQVWNHTFYWNCLAPNAGGQPTGALAEAINAAFGSFDKFKEEFSKTSIGTFGSGWGWLVKKADGSLGLASTIGAGNPLTNGDTPLLTCDVWEHAYYIDYRNLRPKYVEAFWNLVNWKFVAEQFEGKTFTA; encoded by the coding sequence ATGGCTTTCGAATTGCCGCCACTGCCGTACGCACACGATGCCCTGCAGCCGCACATCTCCAAGGAAACCCTGGAGTTCCACCACGACAAGCACCACAACACCTACGTCGTGAACCTGAACAACCTGGTGCCAGGCACCGAGTTCGAAGGCAAGACCCTGGAAGAAATCGTCAAGACTTCCTCGGGCGGTATCTTCAACAACGCCGCTCAGGTCTGGAACCACACTTTCTACTGGAACTGCCTGGCGCCAAACGCTGGCGGTCAACCAACCGGCGCTCTGGCTGAAGCCATCAACGCGGCTTTCGGTTCGTTCGACAAGTTCAAGGAAGAGTTCAGCAAGACTTCCATCGGCACCTTCGGTTCCGGCTGGGGCTGGCTGGTGAAGAAGGCTGACGGCTCCCTGGGCCTGGCCAGCACCATCGGCGCCGGCAACCCGCTGACCAACGGCGACACCCCGCTGCTGACCTGCGACGTCTGGGAACACGCTTACTACATCGACTACCGCAACCTGCGTCCGAAGTACGTCGAAGCGTTCTGGAACCTGGTCAACTGGAAGTTCGTGGCTGAGCAGTTCGAAGGCAAAACCTTCACCGCTTAA
- a CDS encoding DUF6124 family protein: MSVDKLIPDPPLNTAKPYTPNTMFMIVPDMDTESLLAHACESLASANVMASDFATFLTGPQRNTALAIAQIIMLAELAVNRALDNVDPQG, from the coding sequence ATTTCAGTGGATAAGTTAATCCCCGATCCGCCCTTAAATACAGCCAAACCCTACACCCCCAACACCATGTTCATGATCGTCCCGGACATGGATACCGAATCCCTGCTGGCCCACGCTTGTGAGTCATTGGCTTCGGCCAACGTCATGGCGAGTGATTTCGCCACCTTCCTGACCGGCCCTCAGCGCAACACGGCGTTGGCCATTGCGCAAATCATCATGCTGGCGGAACTGGCGGTGAATCGTGCGTTGGATAACGTCGATCCGCAGGGATAG
- a CDS encoding IS4 family transposase, translating into MTKLILEQAVPAEWVDQVFEEHRQRQYPRELLFSTIVELMSLVSLGLRPSLHAAARQMEGLPVTLAALYDKVSRTEPALLRALVTGSAERLAPTIKELGCSAILPSWQLRIVDGNHLPSTEKRLGALRRERGAARPGFSVVVYDPDRDQIVDLQPCEDAYASERVSVLPLLACATKGQLWMADRLYCTLPVMQACEEAGASFIIRQQSKHPRLIEEGGWQESVAIESGTVREQIIELKGGHRWRRVELNLQAPTDSGDTVMWFWSNLPDTVSAGQIAELYRRRWSIEGMFQRLESVLDSEIESLGAPRAALLGFASAILAYNVLAVLKRSVEQAHRETLPEGWEASIFHLTVQVRSGYEGMQIALPSDYLSLQTTSETLAERLLALARNIKPKQVAKSIRGPKIAKPKEWLDGKAAHAHVSTDRVLKAHKAKTP; encoded by the coding sequence ATGACTAAATTGATACTGGAGCAGGCTGTTCCTGCCGAATGGGTTGATCAGGTGTTTGAAGAACACCGTCAACGCCAATACCCGCGTGAGCTTTTGTTTTCGACCATCGTTGAGCTGATGTCCCTTGTTTCATTGGGTTTGCGCCCTTCTTTGCATGCCGCTGCCCGGCAAATGGAGGGGCTACCGGTTACCTTGGCGGCGCTCTATGACAAGGTCAGCCGCACAGAGCCCGCGTTGCTGCGGGCGTTGGTTACAGGAAGCGCCGAGCGCTTGGCTCCGACGATAAAAGAGTTGGGCTGTTCAGCCATTTTGCCCAGCTGGCAGCTGCGCATCGTTGACGGCAATCACCTGCCATCTACCGAAAAACGCTTGGGGGCCTTGCGGCGTGAGCGAGGTGCGGCGCGACCAGGGTTTTCAGTAGTGGTCTACGACCCGGACCGGGATCAGATTGTCGACTTGCAGCCATGCGAGGATGCCTACGCGAGTGAGCGCGTCAGCGTGCTGCCGTTGTTGGCCTGCGCCACTAAGGGCCAGCTGTGGATGGCTGATCGGTTGTACTGCACGCTGCCCGTCATGCAAGCCTGCGAGGAAGCGGGCGCTTCTTTCATTATTCGCCAGCAAAGCAAGCATCCACGGTTGATTGAGGAAGGCGGCTGGCAAGAATCTGTGGCCATCGAATCCGGAACGGTGCGCGAGCAAATCATCGAACTCAAAGGTGGTCACCGCTGGCGCCGAGTTGAACTGAACCTACAGGCACCTACTGACTCAGGCGACACTGTGATGTGGTTCTGGAGCAACTTGCCAGACACCGTCAGCGCCGGGCAGATCGCCGAGTTATACCGTCGTCGCTGGAGTATCGAAGGGATGTTCCAGCGCCTGGAATCGGTGCTGGACAGTGAAATCGAAAGCCTTGGCGCTCCGCGGGCGGCGTTGCTGGGTTTTGCTTCAGCGATCTTGGCCTACAACGTCCTGGCAGTGCTCAAACGCAGCGTGGAGCAGGCTCATCGCGAGACATTGCCCGAAGGCTGGGAAGCTTCGATCTTCCATCTGACGGTACAAGTACGCAGCGGTTATGAGGGCATGCAGATCGCGTTGCCCTCGGACTATCTATCACTCCAAACGACCTCGGAAACGCTGGCGGAGCGTCTGTTGGCGCTGGCCAGGAACATCAAGCCCAAACAGGTCGCCAAAAGCATACGTGGTCCCAAAATCGCCAAACCCAAGGAGTGGCTGGACGGCAAAGCTGCGCATGCTCATGTGTCGACCGACCGGGTGCTCAAAGCCCATAAAGCGAAAACACCTTGA